In the Opitutia bacterium genome, one interval contains:
- a CDS encoding ethanolamine utilization protein EutN, with the protein MRLGTVIGRVTLTLKEPVYSAGSLLIVQPFTREQFAAAARAMPKDTPKAPLAPGSSLVVFDELGANVGSIIGFTEGAEASQPFEGDAPVDAYSACLVDQIDYQPLR; encoded by the coding sequence ATGCGCCTCGGCACTGTCATCGGCCGCGTCACGCTCACACTCAAGGAGCCCGTCTACTCGGCCGGCAGCCTCTTGATCGTGCAGCCGTTCACCCGCGAGCAATTCGCCGCCGCCGCGCGCGCGATGCCAAAGGACACCCCGAAAGCCCCGCTCGCCCCCGGCTCCTCGCTCGTGGTGTTCGATGAACTCGGCGCGAACGTCGGCAGCATCATCGGCTTCACCGAAGGCGCCGAAGCCTCGCAGCCGTTCGAAGGCGACGCCCCCGTCGACGCCTACAGTGCCTGCCTCGTCGACCAAATCGACTACCAGCCCCTGCGCTAA
- a CDS encoding alpha-galactosidase produces MPILVRAEYSIGDLLVRYVAPEDRPDAWGLMLLPLAKASDAVAPREWLDSPAITQLPAPWNRTRAWEVDPLVHAHVSGDVLPGGFANGRTLRNSATTASFVVRDHRREDADGKVVLTTVLAADCDLVCRHELTVDPRTGVATVRVSAENPTPRPLTLDFLSAFSLGGLTPFAADDAPGRLHVHRFRSAWSAEGRHEERSVEALHLERSWTGHGVRSERFGQAGSLPVNGWFPFLALEDRVAGVTWAAQLATPGTWHLEVYRRADQVALSGGGPDRLHGEWRHTLAPGGRVEAPAAILTAAVGGVVEACDRLLDAARFRAQPLPAGEAELPVVFNEWCTSWGHPTHDSLVALADRLAGSGVRYLVIDDGWAERPGDQFQQNGDWRVNRRAFPGGLRATSDAIRARGLVPGLWFEFEAINPGSNAWNETAHQIHRDGAPLQVGARRFWDFRDPWVHEFLAERVIARLRDDGFGYLKVDCNDSIGPGVDGPLSPGENLREHLAGVQRFFARLRRELPDLVIENCSSGGHRLEPSMMALTAMSSFSDAHETPDIPLIAANLNPLVWSAQKQIWAVLRASDSPARLSYSLAATFLGRMFLSGDVSALDDTAWRRVTEAIALYREVAPLIRDGIARYRRTGGESLAHPMGSQIATFVSPDARRVLVVWHVFAGAAVPLQLALPAGRKWRLERTLGDAAPARVETATVVWQPSAEWVGGVMLLGADPA; encoded by the coding sequence ATGCCGATTCTCGTTCGCGCCGAATACTCAATCGGTGACCTGCTCGTGCGCTACGTCGCGCCCGAGGATCGTCCCGATGCGTGGGGCCTGATGCTGCTGCCGCTCGCGAAAGCGAGCGACGCAGTCGCACCGCGCGAGTGGCTCGATTCGCCCGCGATCACGCAACTGCCGGCACCGTGGAATCGCACGCGTGCGTGGGAAGTCGACCCGCTCGTGCACGCCCACGTCAGCGGCGACGTGTTGCCCGGAGGCTTCGCGAACGGCCGCACGCTTCGGAACAGCGCGACCACCGCGAGCTTTGTCGTGCGCGATCACCGTCGCGAGGACGCGGACGGCAAAGTCGTGCTCACGACGGTGCTCGCAGCCGATTGCGACCTCGTGTGCCGCCACGAGTTGACGGTTGATCCTCGCACCGGAGTCGCGACGGTGCGGGTCTCGGCCGAAAACCCAACGCCACGGCCGCTCACGCTCGATTTCCTCAGCGCCTTTTCCCTCGGCGGCCTGACGCCATTCGCCGCCGACGATGCACCGGGACGGTTGCACGTGCATCGCTTCCGCAGCGCGTGGAGCGCGGAAGGGCGACACGAGGAGCGCTCGGTGGAAGCGCTGCACTTGGAGCGTTCGTGGACTGGCCACGGCGTGCGCAGCGAACGTTTCGGCCAAGCGGGCTCGCTGCCGGTGAACGGCTGGTTCCCGTTTCTTGCGCTCGAAGATCGCGTTGCGGGTGTGACTTGGGCAGCGCAACTCGCCACGCCCGGCACGTGGCACCTCGAAGTCTATCGGCGCGCCGATCAAGTCGCGCTCTCGGGCGGCGGCCCCGATCGGTTGCACGGTGAATGGCGACACACGCTCGCCCCGGGCGGCCGCGTCGAGGCGCCCGCGGCGATTCTGACCGCCGCCGTCGGTGGTGTGGTCGAGGCGTGCGACCGGCTGCTGGACGCTGCGCGATTCCGCGCACAGCCGCTGCCCGCCGGAGAGGCGGAGCTGCCGGTGGTGTTCAACGAATGGTGCACGTCGTGGGGACACCCGACGCATGACTCGCTCGTCGCGCTCGCGGACCGGCTGGCCGGCAGTGGCGTGCGCTACCTCGTCATCGACGACGGATGGGCTGAGCGCCCGGGCGACCAGTTTCAGCAGAACGGCGACTGGCGCGTGAACCGCCGCGCGTTTCCCGGCGGCTTGCGCGCGACGTCGGACGCAATCCGCGCGCGAGGGCTGGTGCCGGGGCTTTGGTTCGAGTTCGAGGCGATCAATCCCGGCTCGAACGCGTGGAACGAGACGGCTCATCAAATCCACCGCGACGGCGCGCCGTTGCAGGTTGGTGCGCGGCGTTTCTGGGATTTTCGCGACCCTTGGGTGCACGAATTCCTCGCTGAGCGCGTGATCGCGCGGCTGCGCGACGACGGCTTCGGTTATCTCAAGGTCGACTGCAACGACTCGATCGGCCCGGGCGTCGACGGACCGCTATCGCCGGGCGAAAATCTCCGCGAGCATCTGGCCGGCGTGCAGCGGTTCTTCGCGCGTCTGCGGCGCGAGTTGCCGGATCTCGTGATCGAGAACTGCTCATCGGGTGGACATCGTCTCGAACCGTCGATGATGGCGCTGACGGCGATGAGTTCGTTTTCCGACGCGCACGAGACGCCGGACATCCCGCTGATCGCGGCGAATCTGAATCCGCTGGTTTGGTCCGCGCAGAAGCAGATCTGGGCGGTGTTGCGCGCGAGCGACAGTCCGGCGCGGCTCAGCTATTCGCTCGCGGCCACGTTCCTCGGTCGAATGTTCCTCTCGGGCGACGTGAGTGCCTTGGACGATACGGCGTGGCGGAGGGTGACGGAGGCGATAGCGCTCTACCGCGAAGTGGCGCCGTTGATTCGCGACGGAATCGCGCGCTACCGGCGAACGGGAGGCGAGTCGCTGGCGCATCCGATGGGAAGCCAGATCGCGACTTTCGTGTCCCCCGATGCGCGGCGCGTGCTCGTCGTCTGGCATGTATTCGCGGGCGCGGCTGTTCCGTTGCAGCTTGCGCTGCCGGCCGGTCGAAAGTGGCGCCTCGAGCGAACCTTGGGCGATGCGGCCCCCGCGCGGGTGGAGACAGCGACGGTGGTCTGGCAGCCGAGCGCCGAGTGGGTGGGGGGCGTGATGCTGCTCGGCGCTGACCCCGCCTGA
- a CDS encoding BMC domain-containing protein, whose amino-acid sequence MKEKSIGLLELSSVATGFRAADTMLKGGDVRLLLSRSICSGKYMVLIGGDPASVESAIAAGAEAANGFLIDKTVIANIQPEVLEAIGRAQVPQPNGALGVIESFSVAALIRAADTVAKAANVTLLELRLAMALGGKAYCTLTGDVASVDAAVKAGALVLAEAGVLVDAVVLPRPHPDVYREVV is encoded by the coding sequence ATGAAAGAGAAATCCATCGGGCTCCTTGAACTCTCGAGCGTCGCCACCGGCTTTCGCGCCGCCGACACGATGCTGAAGGGCGGCGACGTGCGCCTCCTGCTCAGCCGCTCCATCTGCTCCGGCAAATACATGGTGCTCATCGGCGGCGATCCCGCCTCCGTCGAGTCCGCCATCGCCGCCGGCGCCGAGGCGGCCAACGGCTTCCTCATCGACAAGACCGTCATCGCGAACATCCAGCCGGAAGTCCTCGAGGCCATCGGCCGCGCCCAAGTGCCGCAGCCGAACGGCGCCCTCGGCGTCATCGAATCCTTCAGCGTCGCCGCGCTCATCCGCGCCGCCGACACCGTCGCCAAGGCCGCCAACGTCACGCTGCTCGAGCTGCGCCTCGCCATGGCGCTCGGCGGCAAGGCGTATTGCACGCTCACCGGCGACGTCGCCTCGGTCGACGCCGCCGTGAAGGCCGGCGCGCTCGTCCTCGCCGAAGCCGGCGTGCTCGTTGATGCCGTCGTCCTCCCGCGCCCGCATCCCGACGTCTACCGCGAGGTCGTCTGA
- a CDS encoding BMC domain-containing protein translates to MAQSALGLLETRGITALVAGTDAMLKSANVSLVGPMKQVGNALVTAVVTGDVAAVKAAVESGAAAAKAYGEVVSVQVIPRPHDEIAVVLPKPVAKK, encoded by the coding sequence ATGGCCCAATCCGCCCTCGGTCTCCTCGAAACTCGCGGCATCACGGCGCTCGTCGCCGGCACTGATGCCATGCTCAAGTCCGCCAATGTCTCGCTCGTCGGCCCGATGAAACAGGTCGGCAACGCGCTCGTGACCGCCGTCGTCACCGGCGACGTCGCCGCCGTGAAAGCCGCCGTCGAATCCGGCGCCGCCGCCGCCAAGGCCTACGGCGAAGTCGTCAGCGTGCAGGTCATCCCGCGCCCGCACGACGAGATCGCCGTCGTGCTGCCGAAGCCGGTCGCGAAGAAGTAA
- a CDS encoding 4Fe-4S dicluster domain-containing protein: protein MNLAELVRLAGVVGAGGGGFPAHVKLSARADTVIANGAECEPLLHKDAAVMEHRAADIVRGVELAMDAVGATTGVIAIKAKNQHAVETVTAACAGTRAVVKLLGDYYPAGDEYDLVHEVTGRLIPAAGLPIHAGVVVNNVETLANIAAAAGGRPVTLKYLTIAGAVREPVTLAVPVGTSFAECIAAAGGATVPDPVLCLGGMMMGETTSNLDVPVTKTSTGVIVLSHEHPVVKRKLTPPESKARIGKSACDQCRYCTEYCPRFLLGYTVEPHLVMRGLGFNATGKQDWNDWAALCCACGLCTLYACPEQLFPKEACDDAKSALRAANRKWSGPTTPRPHPMREGRRVPIKALLRKLSLEGLDAPAHLRAEPLAPARVTLRLKQGAGAPSQPLVAVGARVAAGDAIAEPAAGALGSRLHAPFAGVVEAVTATEILLSRSV, encoded by the coding sequence ATGAATCTGGCTGAACTCGTCCGCCTCGCCGGCGTCGTCGGCGCGGGCGGCGGCGGCTTCCCCGCCCACGTCAAACTCAGCGCGCGCGCCGACACCGTCATCGCCAACGGCGCCGAATGCGAGCCGTTGCTCCACAAGGACGCCGCCGTCATGGAGCACCGCGCCGCCGACATCGTGCGCGGCGTCGAACTCGCGATGGACGCCGTCGGCGCCACCACCGGCGTCATCGCGATCAAGGCGAAGAACCAGCACGCCGTCGAAACCGTCACCGCCGCCTGCGCCGGCACGCGCGCCGTCGTGAAACTGCTCGGCGACTACTACCCCGCCGGCGACGAATACGATCTCGTCCACGAAGTCACCGGCCGCCTCATTCCGGCCGCCGGCCTCCCGATTCACGCCGGCGTCGTCGTGAACAACGTCGAGACGCTCGCCAACATCGCCGCCGCCGCAGGCGGCCGCCCCGTCACGCTCAAATACCTCACCATCGCCGGCGCCGTGCGCGAACCCGTCACACTCGCCGTGCCCGTCGGCACGAGCTTCGCGGAGTGCATCGCCGCCGCCGGTGGCGCGACCGTGCCCGATCCGGTGCTTTGCCTCGGCGGCATGATGATGGGCGAAACGACGTCGAATCTCGACGTGCCCGTCACGAAGACTTCCACCGGCGTCATCGTGCTCTCGCACGAACACCCAGTCGTGAAGCGCAAGCTCACGCCGCCCGAGTCCAAGGCGCGCATCGGCAAGTCCGCCTGCGACCAGTGTCGCTATTGCACCGAATACTGCCCGCGCTTCCTCCTCGGCTACACTGTCGAGCCGCACCTCGTGATGCGCGGCCTCGGCTTCAACGCCACCGGTAAACAGGACTGGAACGACTGGGCCGCGCTCTGCTGCGCCTGCGGACTCTGCACGCTCTACGCGTGCCCCGAACAGCTCTTCCCCAAGGAAGCCTGCGACGACGCCAAATCGGCCCTCCGCGCCGCCAACCGCAAGTGGTCTGGCCCCACGACGCCGCGCCCGCACCCGATGCGCGAAGGCCGCCGCGTCCCCATCAAGGCCTTGCTGCGCAAGCTCAGTCTCGAAGGGCTCGATGCTCCCGCCCATCTCCGCGCCGAACCGCTGGCGCCCGCGCGCGTCACGCTGCGCCTGAAACAAGGTGCCGGCGCGCCGAGCCAGCCGCTCGTCGCCGTCGGCGCGCGCGTGGCCGCCGGTGATGCGATCGCCGAGCCCGCCGCCGGCGCGCTGGGTTCGCGCCTGCACGCGCCGTTCGCCGGCGTCGTCGAGGCCGTCACCGCCACCGAAATCCTCCTCTCCCGCTCCGTATGA
- a CDS encoding phosphate propanoyltransferase — translation MSSAPALPHRAEIEHVVRRLVYQRLNLPMPTAAKAPRPLVVNVSARHCHLTQAAVDTLFGKGHKLQPKKMLYQAGQFAAEESVTLIGPRSRVISNLRILGPCRDLNQVELAYTDAISLGFEIPLRASGDIKGTPGCMLMGPAGFLELPEGVIRAAPHAHMHPDDAAFYGVKAGDFMKLRIGGPAGITFDRMLVRVSPDFKLEVHIDTDEGNACGLGPGTPVELIR, via the coding sequence ATGAGTTCCGCCCCAGCGTTGCCCCATCGGGCTGAGATCGAACACGTCGTCCGCCGCCTCGTTTACCAGCGGCTGAACCTTCCCATGCCCACCGCGGCCAAGGCGCCGCGCCCGCTCGTCGTCAATGTGAGCGCCCGGCATTGCCACCTCACGCAGGCGGCCGTCGACACGCTCTTCGGCAAGGGCCACAAGCTTCAGCCGAAGAAGATGCTCTACCAGGCCGGCCAGTTCGCCGCTGAGGAGAGCGTCACGCTCATCGGCCCGCGCAGCCGCGTCATCTCCAATCTCCGCATTCTCGGCCCATGCCGCGACCTCAACCAAGTCGAACTCGCCTACACCGACGCCATCTCGCTCGGCTTCGAGATTCCGCTGCGCGCCTCCGGCGACATCAAGGGCACCCCGGGCTGCATGCTTATGGGGCCGGCCGGCTTCCTCGAATTGCCCGAAGGCGTCATTCGTGCCGCACCGCACGCGCACATGCACCCCGACGATGCCGCATTCTACGGCGTAAAGGCCGGCGACTTCATGAAGCTCCGCATCGGCGGCCCGGCCGGCATCACTTTCGACCGCATGCTCGTGCGTGTCTCACCCGACTTCAAACTCGAGGTGCACATCGACACCGACGAGGGCAACGCCTGCGGCCTCGGGCCGGGCACGCCGGTCGAGCTGATCCGCTGA
- a CDS encoding BMC domain-containing protein, with product MSESIGMVETKGYVGSVEASDAMVKAAGVSLAKQIQIGGGLVTVVVKGDVGSVKAAVEAGSEAAKRVGELVCAHVIARPHAELVKQFGF from the coding sequence ATGAGTGAATCCATCGGCATGGTAGAAACCAAAGGCTACGTCGGCTCCGTTGAAGCCAGCGACGCCATGGTGAAGGCGGCCGGCGTCTCGCTGGCCAAGCAGATCCAGATCGGCGGCGGTCTGGTCACCGTCGTCGTTAAGGGCGACGTCGGCTCCGTCAAAGCCGCGGTCGAAGCCGGCTCCGAAGCCGCCAAACGCGTCGGCGAACTCGTCTGCGCGCACGTCATCGCGCGCCCGCACGCCGAATTGGTCAAACAATTCGGATTCTAA
- a CDS encoding BMC domain-containing protein, whose protein sequence is MAQEALGMIETKGLCALIEAADAALKAANVTMTGYETIGSGHVAAFFRGDVAALKAAVDSGAEAAKRVGEVVAVQVIPRPHEDLAGLGKWVA, encoded by the coding sequence ATGGCTCAAGAAGCACTCGGCATGATTGAAACCAAGGGTCTGTGCGCGCTCATCGAAGCCGCCGACGCCGCCCTCAAAGCCGCCAACGTCACCATGACCGGCTACGAAACCATCGGCTCCGGCCACGTGGCCGCGTTCTTCCGCGGCGACGTCGCCGCGCTGAAGGCCGCTGTCGACTCCGGCGCCGAAGCCGCCAAACGCGTCGGCGAAGTCGTCGCCGTCCAAGTCATCCCGCGCCCGCACGAGGACCTCGCCGGCCTCGGCAAGTGGGTCGCCTGA
- a CDS encoding EutN/CcmL family microcompartment protein: MNYARIDGTIVAAACHPSMAGTRTVICQPLDAEGRDEGTPVLAVDPLGAGLHQRVILSTDGSATRQLVKDPKTPLRNLIIGIVDTQDTHA; encoded by the coding sequence ATGAACTACGCGCGCATCGACGGCACCATCGTGGCGGCGGCCTGCCATCCCAGCATGGCCGGCACGCGCACGGTGATTTGCCAGCCCCTCGATGCCGAAGGCCGCGACGAGGGCACGCCCGTCCTCGCCGTCGATCCGCTCGGCGCCGGCCTCCATCAGCGCGTGATTCTCTCCACCGACGGCTCGGCCACGCGCCAGCTCGTCAAAGATCCGAAGACGCCGTTGCGAAACCTGATCATCGGCATCGTCGACACTCAGGACACACACGCCTGA
- a CDS encoding aldehyde dehydrogenase — translation MSLAIDEALVRSVVEEVVKTFGRSPAAAPAPASYAAPAIVSGRRPGVFADAPTACAGAHQAFLKLSAAGIAGRAKVIEIVKTLCSQKAQEWGKFEFAETKIGRLPDKVGKLEIVKLVPGVEWLRPDARSGDHGITLEEFTPYGVIAAILPMTHSIPTLSGNIINMVAAGNAVVFNPHPGGAKSAALAVATYNEAIKAALGIENLVCTIEQPSLESFDALCKAPEVRMLCVTGGPQVVAAAMKSGKRAVCAGPGNPPVLVDGTGCVQQAAKKIIEGAAFDNNLLCIGEKEVFVLESCADAFIAALSRHGAKQLNSHQLDRLTKVAFSMKPDAGGCSHAVLNRALVGADAAVLAKHAGIEVSAETPLLFAETDENHPFVYEEQMMPMLPIIRVKSVEQGIAGAVKAEHGYKHSAIIHSLNVDHMTAMARALDTTLFVKNGACTAGLGLGGEGYLSYSIATTTGEGITTPRTFTRTRRCVMVDNLRIY, via the coding sequence ATGTCTCTCGCCATTGATGAAGCGCTGGTTCGCAGCGTCGTTGAGGAAGTAGTCAAAACCTTCGGCCGCTCGCCCGCGGCCGCGCCGGCTCCCGCGAGCTACGCCGCTCCCGCCATCGTGAGCGGCCGCCGCCCCGGCGTGTTCGCCGACGCCCCGACCGCCTGCGCCGGCGCGCACCAGGCCTTCTTGAAGCTCTCCGCCGCCGGCATCGCCGGCCGCGCCAAGGTCATCGAGATCGTCAAGACCCTCTGCAGCCAAAAGGCGCAGGAATGGGGCAAGTTCGAATTCGCCGAGACCAAGATCGGCCGCTTGCCCGACAAGGTCGGCAAGCTCGAGATCGTGAAGCTCGTCCCCGGCGTCGAGTGGCTCCGCCCCGACGCGCGCAGCGGCGACCACGGCATCACGCTCGAGGAGTTCACGCCCTACGGCGTCATCGCGGCGATCCTGCCGATGACGCACTCCATCCCGACGCTCTCCGGCAACATCATCAACATGGTGGCCGCCGGCAACGCCGTGGTCTTCAACCCGCACCCGGGCGGCGCCAAGTCCGCCGCGCTCGCCGTCGCGACCTACAACGAGGCGATCAAGGCCGCGCTCGGCATCGAGAATCTTGTCTGCACCATCGAGCAACCGTCGCTCGAATCCTTCGACGCCCTCTGCAAGGCCCCCGAAGTCCGCATGCTCTGCGTGACCGGTGGCCCGCAAGTCGTCGCCGCCGCGATGAAATCCGGCAAGCGCGCCGTCTGCGCGGGGCCGGGCAACCCGCCCGTCCTCGTCGACGGCACCGGCTGCGTCCAACAAGCCGCCAAGAAGATCATCGAGGGCGCCGCGTTCGACAACAACCTGCTCTGCATCGGCGAAAAGGAAGTCTTCGTGCTCGAATCCTGCGCCGACGCCTTCATCGCCGCGCTCTCGCGCCACGGCGCCAAGCAGCTCAACAGCCACCAGCTCGACCGCCTCACGAAAGTCGCTTTCTCGATGAAGCCCGACGCCGGTGGCTGCTCGCACGCGGTGCTGAACCGCGCGCTCGTCGGCGCCGACGCCGCCGTGCTCGCGAAGCATGCGGGCATCGAGGTTTCCGCCGAAACGCCGCTGCTCTTCGCCGAGACGGACGAGAATCATCCTTTCGTCTACGAGGAGCAGATGATGCCGATGCTGCCGATCATCCGCGTGAAGAGCGTGGAGCAAGGCATCGCCGGCGCGGTGAAAGCCGAGCACGGCTACAAGCACTCCGCGATCATCCACTCGCTCAACGTCGACCACATGACCGCCATGGCGCGCGCGCTCGACACGACCTTGTTCGTCAAGAACGGCGCCTGCACCGCCGGCCTCGGCCTCGGCGGCGAAGGCTACCTCTCCTACTCAATCGCCACGACGACCGGCGAAGGCATCACGACGCCCCGCACGTTCACCCGCACGCGCCGCTGCGTGATGGTCGACAACCTCCGGATCTACTGA
- a CDS encoding acetate kinase has translation MNILVANLGSTSFKYRLFGLQGEAARLLAKGGFERVTDHRTAIDQALGELADAGLVRGPADLAAVAFKTVLGGDVTGCVLADERVEAALRATADIAPAHNPAYAEGLRVFRERLPSVPRVALFETAFYQWVPDYARRYAVPESWYQAGIRRNGFHGASHKFIAERSAELLGRDDIAAVVRRLYLDGPKVIPGAPVRVISCHLGGSSSVTGISDGVAIGTSMGLSPQSGLPQNNRVGDLDSAAAATAMRRLGLSTEQVDRALTKESGLLGLSGVSNDLRDIKAAADKGDKRAQTALDVYVHSIRHWVGAFWFDLGGCDALTFTGGIGENAAWLREAVCAGLSDLGLDLDCERNGANTPESDLAANESRTRVFAIPANEELVVASEAARLLTDLHVAR, from the coding sequence ATGAACATCCTCGTCGCGAACCTCGGCTCCACCTCGTTCAAGTATCGCCTCTTCGGCCTGCAAGGCGAAGCGGCGCGCCTGCTCGCCAAGGGCGGCTTTGAACGCGTGACCGATCATCGCACGGCGATCGATCAGGCGCTGGGCGAACTCGCCGACGCCGGCCTCGTGCGCGGGCCGGCCGATCTCGCCGCCGTCGCGTTCAAGACCGTGCTCGGTGGCGACGTGACGGGCTGCGTGCTCGCCGATGAGCGAGTCGAAGCCGCGCTCCGCGCCACCGCCGACATCGCCCCGGCTCACAATCCCGCCTACGCCGAAGGCTTGCGCGTCTTCCGCGAACGACTGCCCAGCGTGCCGCGCGTCGCGCTGTTCGAGACGGCGTTCTACCAATGGGTGCCCGACTACGCGCGCCGCTACGCCGTGCCGGAGTCGTGGTATCAAGCCGGCATCCGCCGGAACGGTTTCCACGGCGCCAGCCACAAGTTCATCGCCGAGCGCTCAGCCGAACTGCTCGGACGCGACGACATCGCCGCCGTCGTGCGCCGCCTCTATCTCGACGGACCGAAAGTGATTCCCGGCGCCCCGGTGCGCGTCATCTCGTGCCACCTCGGCGGCTCCAGTTCGGTGACCGGAATCTCCGACGGTGTCGCCATCGGCACGAGCATGGGCCTCAGCCCGCAATCCGGCCTCCCGCAGAACAACCGCGTCGGCGATCTCGACTCCGCTGCCGCCGCCACCGCAATGCGCCGTCTCGGCCTTTCCACGGAGCAAGTCGACCGCGCGCTCACCAAGGAGAGCGGCCTCCTCGGTCTCTCCGGCGTGAGCAACGACCTGCGCGACATCAAGGCCGCCGCTGACAAAGGCGATAAACGCGCGCAGACCGCGCTCGATGTCTATGTGCACTCGATCCGCCACTGGGTCGGCGCGTTCTGGTTCGATCTGGGCGGGTGCGACGCCCTCACCTTCACCGGCGGCATCGGCGAAAACGCCGCCTGGCTCCGCGAAGCCGTTTGCGCGGGCCTGTCCGACCTCGGCCTCGATCTCGATTGCGAGCGCAACGGTGCCAACACGCCCGAATCCGACCTCGCCGCCAACGAATCGCGCACGCGCGTCTTCGCCATTCCCGCGAACGAGGAACTCGTCGTCGCCAGTGAAGCCGCCCGCCTCCTCACCGACCTCCACGTCGCCCGCTGA
- a CDS encoding class II aldolase/adducin family protein produces MPQVLTLSEVEALTKSGQAIPADAMLTPSARDFVNERTRYAGRAHSNGTASHAAPARNGSAPKAPSIPDYEFKWTPGTDPKTPAEIEKFFNSPAIQVLKQRMCDMGSRLWTRDYTDGNGGNITIRVGDNLALCTPTLICKGFMKPDDMCLVDLDGNQLAGTRVRTSEAKTHFGIMKRQPAAKACVHAHPPHATAFAIANAQIPSCLIPEAEVFLGKIGVAKYQTPGTAANADEVGEVGRDHQAVLMQNHGVIVWGKDVEDAYWKMENIDSYCRTVWIAAGLGTGLHRFSTEHLKDLINLRQKLGMPDPRASLKECELCDTTDFRPGAVCESPTSAREAAPNPEVEALVQKLTDEITRKLAGA; encoded by the coding sequence ATGCCTCAAGTCCTCACTCTCAGCGAAGTCGAAGCGCTCACCAAGTCCGGCCAGGCCATCCCGGCCGACGCCATGCTGACGCCCTCCGCCCGCGACTTCGTCAACGAACGCACCCGCTACGCCGGCCGCGCCCACTCGAACGGCACCGCCAGTCACGCGGCGCCCGCTCGCAACGGCAGCGCGCCCAAAGCCCCGTCGATCCCCGACTACGAATTCAAGTGGACGCCCGGCACCGATCCGAAGACGCCGGCCGAGATCGAAAAGTTCTTCAACTCGCCCGCGATCCAAGTCCTCAAGCAGCGCATGTGCGACATGGGCTCGCGCCTCTGGACGCGCGACTACACCGACGGCAACGGCGGCAACATCACGATCCGCGTCGGCGACAACCTCGCGCTCTGCACGCCCACGCTCATCTGCAAGGGCTTCATGAAGCCCGACGATATGTGCCTCGTCGACCTCGACGGCAACCAGCTCGCCGGCACGCGCGTGCGCACGAGCGAAGCGAAGACGCATTTCGGCATCATGAAGCGCCAGCCGGCCGCCAAGGCCTGCGTGCACGCGCACCCGCCGCACGCCACCGCCTTCGCCATCGCCAACGCGCAGATTCCCTCGTGCCTCATCCCCGAGGCCGAAGTGTTCCTCGGCAAGATCGGCGTCGCGAAATACCAGACGCCCGGCACCGCCGCCAACGCCGATGAAGTCGGCGAAGTCGGCCGCGACCACCAAGCCGTGCTCATGCAGAACCACGGCGTGATCGTGTGGGGTAAGGACGTCGAGGACGCTTACTGGAAGATGGAGAACATCGACTCCTATTGCCGCACCGTCTGGATCGCCGCCGGTCTCGGCACGGGACTGCACCGCTTCAGCACCGAGCACCTGAAGGATTTGATCAACCTGCGCCAAAAACTCGGCATGCCCGACCCGCGCGCCTCGCTGAAGGAATGCGAACTGTGCGACACGACCGATTTCCGCCCCGGCGCCGTCTGCGAATCGCCCACGTCGGCGCGCGAAGCTGCCCCGAATCCCGAAGTCGAAGCGCTCGTCCAGAAGCTCACGGACGAAATCACCCGCAAACTGGCCGGCGCCTGA
- a CDS encoding EutN/CcmL family microcompartment protein: MFLARVIGAVVSTKKDETMRGRKLLLLRPMLVDEAKPAQFRPGSNTIVAVDSLGAGAGDLVLFCQGSSARQAAGMKSLPIDAAVIGLVDTVEVLGNRLA; this comes from the coding sequence ATGTTCCTCGCTCGCGTTATCGGCGCCGTGGTCTCCACCAAAAAGGACGAGACCATGCGCGGCCGCAAACTTCTGCTCCTGCGCCCGATGTTGGTCGACGAGGCCAAGCCCGCGCAGTTCCGCCCCGGCTCGAACACCATCGTCGCCGTCGACTCGCTCGGCGCCGGCGCGGGCGACCTCGTGCTGTTCTGCCAGGGCAGCTCCGCCCGGCAGGCCGCGGGCATGAAATCCCTCCCCATCGACGCCGCCGTCATCGGCCTCGTCGATACCGTCGAAGTGCTCGGCAACCGTCTCGCCTGA